The proteins below come from a single Candidatus Syntrophosphaera sp. genomic window:
- a CDS encoding sulfide-dependent adenosine diphosphate thiazole synthase, with protein MEHQISSAIAKGWFDKLERHLACDVVIVGAGPSGLVCASELASSGINTTVIERKLAPGGGMWGGAMFFNQIVIPSKALPILDRYGIRHHEAENGLHLADAVEATSALIYRAASAGAAIFTGITAEDIIVEQNRITGVVINWTAVAKNKMHVDPLTISAQVVLDATGHSCEVVSILTQKNHVELEYPSRSVVYERSLNASAGERACVEFTGQVYPGLFVCGMAACGVSGSNRMGPIFGGMLLSGIKAAELIRGKLPEGESHA; from the coding sequence ATGGAACACCAGATTTCCAGTGCCATCGCCAAGGGATGGTTTGACAAACTCGAAAGGCATCTTGCCTGCGACGTAGTGATCGTGGGAGCCGGACCCTCGGGACTGGTTTGCGCTTCCGAACTAGCCTCATCAGGAATCAACACCACCGTTATCGAAAGGAAACTCGCTCCGGGCGGAGGAATGTGGGGCGGAGCGATGTTCTTCAACCAGATCGTGATACCCTCCAAGGCCCTGCCGATCCTGGATCGGTATGGGATACGGCATCATGAGGCGGAAAACGGCCTCCACCTAGCGGACGCGGTTGAGGCAACCTCCGCTTTGATCTATAGGGCCGCTTCAGCCGGGGCCGCGATATTCACCGGGATTACTGCAGAAGACATCATAGTGGAGCAGAACCGCATCACGGGGGTGGTGATCAACTGGACCGCGGTAGCCAAAAACAAGATGCATGTGGATCCTCTGACCATTTCCGCCCAGGTCGTACTTGACGCGACCGGGCATTCCTGCGAGGTTGTGAGCATCCTCACCCAGAAAAACCACGTGGAACTGGAATATCCCTCTCGTTCGGTGGTCTACGAACGCTCGCTGAACGCGTCAGCCGGTGAACGGGCTTGCGTTGAATTCACCGGCCAGGTCTATCCGGGGCTCTTTGTCTGCGGCATGGCGGCCTGTGGGGTGAGCGGCAGCAACCGCATGGGGCCTATCTTTGGAGGCATGCTCCTATCCGGTATCAAGGCTGCGGAACTGATCCGCGGAAAGCTGCCCGAGGGGGAATCCCATGCGTGA
- a CDS encoding transcriptional repressor, producing MINQHVLHQRINQLKEAAKSAGIRLTPQRLAIFKILAGSEEHPGAEEIHRKLSRSFPMISLDTVYRTLRLLADLGLISTVDPWREHARFDANLDQHHHFTCLSCGAVRDFTNAELDALSFPPQALDLGRAESLHVEVRGICTDCLKQENSDPKSRQTKHKQPKTRQGA from the coding sequence ATGATTAACCAACATGTTTTGCATCAACGCATTAACCAACTCAAAGAGGCTGCAAAAAGTGCTGGAATACGCCTCACACCCCAGCGCCTGGCGATATTTAAGATCCTGGCCGGCAGTGAGGAACATCCCGGCGCGGAGGAAATACATCGCAAACTGAGCCGCAGCTTTCCCATGATCTCTCTGGACACGGTGTACCGCACTCTCCGGCTGCTGGCCGATCTCGGTTTGATCAGCACCGTCGATCCCTGGCGGGAACACGCGCGGTTCGATGCCAACCTCGATCAGCACCATCATTTCACCTGCCTGAGCTGCGGGGCGGTGCGCGATTTCACCAACGCGGAACTCGACGCGCTATCCTTCCCGCCCCAAGCATTGGACCTCGGCCGCGCGGAATCGCTGCATGTGGAGGTCCGGGGCATCTGCACGGACTGCCTAAAACAGGAAAACTCAGACCCTAAATCCAGACAAACAAAACATAAACAACCAAAAACCAGACAAGGAGCATAA
- the thiC gene encoding phosphomethylpyrimidine synthase ThiC yields MTQLQSAQAGVITPQLLEVASQESIQAEKLLELVAAGKVVIPCNVKHNPRPTGIGKHLSTKVNANIGTSELDCDFGKELAKLKAAEKYGAHSVMDLSTGGDLNRIRRAMLGETDLILGTVPIYAVATELQRKKLDITSFEPEMLFTEIERQAEQGVDFMTVHAGITQWSLKPHLKGKRLLGIVSRGGSLLKRWMLHSGQENPLYEQYDRLLDICARYDVTLSLGDGFRPGAIGDATDPTQISELLVLGELVERAWQQGVQVMVEGPGHVPLRDIKANVVLEKRLCREAPFYVLGPLPTDFASGYDHISGAIGGAIAASAGADFLCYVTPAEHLCLPDLEDVKQGVIASRIAAHIADIAKGCPGAKVIDDRIAQARRDMNWSEVFRLSVDPEFARQRKESTSSQANDHCSMCGLLCAIRTDRENPCATE; encoded by the coding sequence ATGACTCAGCTACAATCAGCCCAGGCAGGGGTCATAACGCCTCAACTGCTCGAGGTCGCCAGCCAGGAAAGCATCCAGGCAGAGAAATTGCTCGAACTGGTGGCCGCGGGAAAGGTGGTCATACCCTGCAATGTGAAACACAACCCACGTCCGACCGGGATCGGAAAACACCTTTCCACCAAGGTCAATGCCAATATCGGCACATCGGAACTGGACTGCGATTTCGGCAAAGAACTGGCCAAACTCAAGGCCGCGGAAAAATACGGAGCCCACAGCGTGATGGACCTTTCCACTGGTGGGGATCTGAATCGCATCCGCCGGGCCATGCTGGGGGAAACGGACCTGATCCTCGGCACGGTGCCCATCTACGCCGTCGCGACTGAACTGCAAAGGAAAAAGCTGGACATTACCAGCTTCGAGCCGGAAATGCTTTTTACTGAGATCGAACGCCAGGCCGAGCAGGGAGTTGATTTCATGACCGTTCACGCGGGAATCACCCAATGGTCCCTAAAACCTCATCTGAAAGGTAAAAGACTCCTGGGGATCGTGAGCCGGGGCGGCTCGCTCCTGAAAAGATGGATGCTCCATTCAGGCCAGGAAAATCCTCTCTATGAACAATATGACAGGCTTTTGGACATCTGCGCCAGATACGATGTCACGCTCAGCCTGGGAGACGGATTCCGCCCCGGGGCGATCGGCGATGCCACCGATCCCACCCAGATCTCGGAATTGCTGGTTCTGGGTGAATTGGTCGAACGCGCCTGGCAGCAAGGCGTCCAGGTGATGGTGGAGGGACCGGGGCACGTCCCGCTCAGGGATATCAAAGCCAATGTGGTCTTGGAAAAAAGGCTTTGCCGGGAGGCACCGTTCTACGTGCTGGGACCGCTCCCAACAGATTTTGCCTCCGGCTATGACCACATCAGCGGCGCGATCGGAGGTGCCATCGCGGCCTCGGCCGGCGCGGATTTCCTCTGCTACGTGACTCCCGCGGAACACCTCTGCCTCCCCGATCTGGAGGATGTCAAACAGGGTGTCATCGCCTCCCGCATCGCCGCCCATATCGCAGACATTGCCAAAGGCTGTCCCGGGGCCAAAGTGATCGATGACAGGATCGCCCAAGCCCGCAGGGACATGAACTGGAGCGAGGTTTTCCGGCTTAGCGTCGATCCGGAATTCGCACGGCAGCGCAAGGAAAGCACCTCATCCCAGGCAAACGATCATTGCAGCATGTGCGGTCTGCTGTGCGCGATCAGGACTGACCGGGAAAATCCCTGTGCGACCGAGTGA
- a CDS encoding bifunctional hydroxymethylpyrimidine kinase/phosphomethylpyrimidine kinase, whose amino-acid sequence MRPSEILAISALDSSGGAGLNQDIWVCCLFGKQLQTCLTGVTIQTPAGVVAIHPVCDTLLSSQIEGVLKDSEFRLVKIGALCSPTQVDVFLKLLQRPRPFKVILDPVLKPSRGLEFMADIDLGRYMNLLEITDFICPNLIELEALTSTRLDNFKSALKAARKLAMDVGINVLLKGGHGKGEPIKEAFVTADKVVLSTHPRRPWKYSHGTGCAFASAFMCYLSENVPPEEAFRLASQWVVDFYDRLNGLPEI is encoded by the coding sequence GTGCGACCGAGTGAAATCCTGGCCATTTCCGCTCTGGACAGCTCCGGCGGGGCCGGGCTCAATCAGGATATCTGGGTTTGTTGCCTGTTCGGAAAGCAACTCCAGACATGTCTGACAGGGGTCACGATCCAGACCCCTGCAGGCGTAGTGGCCATCCATCCAGTCTGTGATACCCTTCTAAGTTCACAGATCGAGGGTGTCCTGAAAGATTCGGAATTTCGCCTGGTCAAGATCGGAGCTCTGTGCTCACCCACCCAGGTGGATGTTTTCCTCAAACTATTGCAGCGACCGAGGCCTTTCAAGGTCATCCTCGATCCGGTCCTTAAACCGAGCAGGGGATTGGAATTCATGGCAGACATAGATCTGGGGCGGTATATGAATCTGCTTGAGATAACTGATTTCATCTGTCCCAATCTAATCGAATTGGAAGCTCTCACTTCTACACGGCTGGACAACTTCAAATCAGCACTGAAGGCGGCGCGAAAACTGGCCATGGATGTTGGAATCAATGTTCTGCTCAAAGGTGGCCATGGAAAAGGCGAACCGATCAAGGAAGCCTTTGTCACTGCCGATAAAGTGGTCCTATCCACCCATCCCAGGCGGCCCTGGAAATACAGCCATGGCACGGGCTGCGCCTTTGCCTCCGCGTTCATGTGCTATCTGAGCGAAAATGTCCCTCCGGAAGAGGCTTTCCGGCTTGCCTCGCAATGGGTTGTGGATTTCTATGACCGCCTTAATGGTCTGCCGGAGATCTAA
- a CDS encoding NUDIX hydrolase, translating to MDKRKINYSNVRFCLRCGGPMQIRADREGKIRPVCQACGWVYYKNPIPAVAVLVLNEQNELLLVKRLFEPNAGEWALPSGYMEINLSPQENAIEEMREETGLEGEVDHFIDWYFGYSPIYERVLSLGFRMRIRGGKLQAGDDASEAKFFPLETLPRVCFAAHRKFIHLETGLELEF from the coding sequence ATGGACAAACGCAAGATAAACTACTCGAATGTAAGGTTTTGCCTGCGCTGCGGCGGGCCCATGCAGATCAGAGCAGACCGCGAAGGCAAGATTCGCCCCGTCTGTCAGGCCTGCGGCTGGGTCTATTACAAGAATCCCATCCCAGCAGTGGCGGTTCTGGTCTTAAATGAACAAAACGAACTGCTGCTGGTGAAGCGCTTGTTTGAACCGAACGCGGGAGAATGGGCCCTGCCCAGCGGCTATATGGAGATCAATCTGAGCCCACAGGAGAACGCGATCGAGGAGATGCGCGAGGAAACAGGGCTGGAGGGTGAGGTCGACCACTTCATAGATTGGTACTTTGGCTACAGTCCGATCTATGAACGCGTGCTGAGCCTGGGTTTCAGGATGCGGATAAGAGGAGGAAAACTCCAGGCTGGGGATGACGCTTCGGAGGCAAAGTTCTTTCCTTTGGAAACACTACCGCGGGTCTGCTTTGCAGCGCACCGCAAGTTCATTCATCTGGAAACAGGGTTGGAACTGGAGTTTTAG
- the thiE gene encoding thiamine phosphate synthase, with translation MRDFGLYIVVTQPVIGHLRFTETCVKEEVPILQLREKDMPDREFLKLARGMREIIRGSGTLFFVNDRPDIALLSGADGLHLGPEDLPWQEVAKLIKPGMLLGVSTHSLEQANQLMAERQAAAEGFNPDYMSFGPIFSTPAKAKPDPPVGTDKLAEVIAQASLPVVAIGGIFPENLGEVLSSGARNISMIRQFSLCRDEAELVDNIRIIKSILKENIS, from the coding sequence ATGCGTGATTTCGGCCTCTATATCGTTGTCACCCAGCCTGTTATCGGCCATCTTCGTTTTACGGAGACCTGTGTCAAGGAGGAGGTCCCGATCCTGCAACTGAGGGAAAAGGACATGCCGGACCGGGAATTTCTGAAACTGGCACGCGGCATGAGAGAGATCATCCGCGGTTCCGGGACCTTGTTTTTCGTCAACGACAGGCCGGATATCGCCTTGCTGTCAGGGGCCGACGGTTTACACCTGGGACCTGAGGACCTGCCCTGGCAGGAAGTGGCAAAACTGATCAAGCCGGGTATGCTGCTCGGAGTATCCACTCACAGCCTGGAGCAGGCAAATCAACTGATGGCAGAGCGCCAGGCAGCAGCGGAAGGATTCAATCCCGACTACATGAGCTTCGGGCCGATCTTCTCCACCCCCGCCAAAGCTAAACCCGATCCCCCCGTGGGGACAGATAAGTTGGCTGAAGTTATTGCCCAGGCATCACTTCCCGTGGTCGCCATCGGTGGGATATTTCCAGAAAACCTTGGGGAAGTATTATCCTCCGGAGCCCGCAATATCTCTATGATTAGGCAATTTTCCCTTTGCCGGGACGAGGCTGAACTGGTGGACAATATCCGCATCATTAAAAGCATTCTGAAGGAGAACATATCATGA